From the Arthrobacter sp. PM3 genome, one window contains:
- the fliG gene encoding flagellar motor switch protein FliG yields MKPADTLLTGTQRAAVVLMQMSPENAAKVMAQLTDTEAEEIAAEIVKLRKVDPDVAEEIMKDFHQAAQTSQRQARGGRELAEGLLEASFGSEKAAGLINRLTVNMAGKSFEFLEDIEPVQILALIDGELPQTIALVLAHLSPRKASAVMSGLPGSLRADVALSIATMGSGAPEAIGIVADTLKLRGGAAVSQQASKVVGGIQPLLEIINRTDAGTERSVLDGLDLLDPDLAVEIRAQMVTFDDIVKLERRDVQLVLRGLDSAVLAVAMKGASEPVLETITTNVSGRNLEILESEIAGLGPLRASQIEEARAAVVRSIRELEAEGQITIQRGDEEDYVY; encoded by the coding sequence ATGAAACCGGCAGATACGCTCCTGACCGGCACCCAGCGCGCTGCCGTGGTCCTGATGCAGATGAGTCCGGAGAACGCCGCGAAGGTCATGGCCCAGCTCACAGACACGGAGGCGGAGGAAATCGCCGCCGAGATCGTCAAGCTCCGCAAGGTGGATCCGGACGTCGCCGAAGAGATCATGAAGGACTTCCACCAGGCCGCGCAGACCAGCCAGCGCCAGGCCCGGGGCGGCCGGGAACTTGCCGAGGGCCTCCTCGAGGCGTCGTTCGGCTCAGAAAAGGCCGCCGGCCTCATCAACCGCCTGACCGTCAACATGGCCGGGAAGTCCTTCGAATTCCTCGAAGACATCGAACCGGTGCAGATCCTGGCGCTGATCGACGGCGAACTGCCGCAGACCATCGCCCTGGTCCTGGCCCACCTCAGCCCGCGCAAGGCCTCCGCCGTGATGTCCGGGCTGCCGGGCTCGCTGCGCGCCGACGTCGCCCTCAGCATCGCCACCATGGGTTCCGGCGCGCCCGAAGCGATCGGAATCGTCGCCGACACCCTCAAACTCCGCGGCGGCGCCGCGGTGTCCCAGCAGGCCTCCAAGGTGGTGGGCGGCATCCAGCCGCTGCTGGAGATCATCAACCGGACCGACGCCGGCACGGAACGGTCCGTGCTGGACGGCCTGGATCTGCTCGATCCCGACCTCGCCGTGGAGATCCGAGCGCAGATGGTGACGTTCGACGACATCGTCAAACTGGAGCGCCGCGACGTCCAGCTGGTGCTCCGCGGCCTCGATTCGGCCGTCCTGGCCGTCGCCATGAAGGGCGCCTCCGAGCCGGTCCTGGAGACCATCACCACCAACGTCTCCGGCCGCAACCTGGAAATCCTCGAGTCCGAGATCGCCGGGCTCGGCCCGCTGCGGGCCTCGCAGATCGAAGAGGCCCGCGCCGCCGTCGTCCGCTCCATCCGGGAGCTCGAGGCGGAAGGCCAGATCACCATCCAGCGCGGGGACGAAGAAGACTATGTCTACTGA